TGGCCGCGGCCGCTTCGAGGACGTCCTCGCCGGTCAGCATGTTGCCGGCGACGGTGAAATTGTCGCGCTCGAGGTGCCCGGAGCGCTCGACGCACTCCGCGCCGGTGAAGGCGAACGTCCCCTCGCGATCGACGCCGTGGAGCTGTCGCTGCGGGGCGCCCTCGTCGGCGTTGAGCAGCGCCTCGAGGGCATCATCGACCGCGAGCCCGTCCTCGACGTACGCGAGTCCGCGGTCGCCGAGTTCGACGTTGACCAGGCTCTGGGTCGCGACGGCGCCGCGGTCGCTGACGAACGGACAGAGCGCGCCGACGCCGGGTAGACGTGTCGTCACGGCGACGCCGAATCGGTGGTGGCTGTCGCCGTCCGGCGTCTCGTAGGCCTCGTGGGCGCAGATGCTGAAGGTCATCGTTCGTGGATCATCGCTCGCG
This portion of the Haloterrigena gelatinilytica genome encodes:
- a CDS encoding DUF1028 domain-containing protein yields the protein MTFSICAHEAYETPDGDSHHRFGVAVTTRLPGVGALCPFVSDRGAVATQSLVNVELGDRGLAYVEDGLAVDDALEALLNADEGAPQRQLHGVDREGTFAFTGAECVERSGHLERDNFTVAGNMLTGEDVLEAAAANYAANAVHETTDPATGPEAVRDDAETDPLAKRLIDALAAGDLEGGDKREELSVQSAAVVVETTERHDWEPAYNDLRIDASETPIADLRETYDLAMAGYESTLARYSDAFEADSLESVDN